The genomic region TGGCCCTAAACAAGCAAACAGAAGTTCAAGCANNNNNNNNNNNNNNNNNNNNNNNNNNNNNNNNNNNNNAGAATATCAGATATTATGAACCAAACTGAAACAGGGTGGTAGGTTTGATTTGGCTCTGATTCTTTTATTTTTGAAACTATGGTATTGAAGATTTTAGAAACTAGCTAGCAGTCCCACCAAACTAAATCAACATGATCGTATAAGTACACTATCTTTATTTGGACTGAAATATATAAGAGGTTAGGTTGTTATCTCCTTTTATTTCGTGTGATGAAGAGTTTTCCTAAATTGATGGAACACAACAAAAATTAGTTACGTAGCTATTTCAAAAGACTATTAATCTAATATTTTAAAAAATCAGTAGTATCATCGAAAAAGTATTAAACTAGTATTTCTTATCTTAAAATTAAATAGTACTCGCTCTCCTCCCCGCATCCTCATAGCACCCTAACTAGTTTAATAACCCATCCGTCTCCTTAAAAACTCAAATTTAGTTGTTTATTTTTAACAAGGAATCTCTTAGTAATAACCAATAAGGATTGAAAATTGATATGAAAAAGTTAAAATCTTTGGTTGAAAATAAAATTTTGAGGCAAGTACTAAATAGGCACTTTATTAAGTTCATTTTCTGCTAGTGGAATGAGGATGACAGGTAGAATCAGTTTTTGGACATAGACAGGTATGCATATTCAATCACAATGATTTATTTCGTCATAAAATATGGAAAGTGCATCACAGAATCACACCAACAATAAAGAATGAACAAACAAACCACATGTTTTATAAAAATAAAAACATACCACATGTTCTACTTGATTTTTTTTTTTAAAGTACATGTTCTACTTGAATCTATAAGGTCCAGTAGACTCGCCACTGACCAGAAAGCTCCAACTGTGAGAGAAAGAGATAGACAGAGAGATTGAATCTACAAGTCTCTCTTTCTTCTCCACTCAAGATTCACCGGAGCAATGTCCGATGAGCCTTCAATCACTCGCTGGACCTTTCCGGTACTCACCAACTCTCTTTCTCTTATTCTATTTGGTTACCCAGAAACAAAATGGTAGCTTTGACTCAAATTTGGAAACTTTGAGCATCCATGACCTGAGTTTGAGCCTGAAATGAAATACCCAAGTCTCTGAATTTTGTTTTGTTTTAGCTTTGTTGTGTTTTTCTGATCCATGCACCTAGCACAAGCTCAGTAATGTGTCCGAAACTTGATCACCCTTATAAGACTAGATTGAATCTGTGTGAATTTTGCATGTTGAGATTGTTTGATTGCGAATCTTGATCTAATGAGTAGGATAGAATCAAGATTTCGTGGATTTGTCTCAGCTAAAACTAACATGTATTTCTAGGATTTTAAATTGTTTTATGATGCCAAGTTTGGTAGAAAGAAAGTGCCGGAGGAGACGCCAAGCGAGCAGGCAACCGCTAATGGAGGTGTGAGTAATGGGGGAGCTTCAAGCGCCACAGCGAATGGGAATGGTCATGTGAAAAACCAATCTGACTTGGCCATCTATGAGAGATATCGAAACCAGGTAGTGCATTTGGTCTTATTAAGTGAGAGAGTTGGTGATTTGGTGGTTGCATTGTTGCTTGGATTTTGTCATGTCAGGTTGGTATGTAATTCGGTTTTGTTTTGTGCTTTTCTTTTTGTTTTTTGTTTTTTCAGGAAGCTGCACAGTCGAATGGAGTTTCATCTGATCCAACTCATGTGATCCCGTATGGTTCTCAACTTGTAGGATTACTCTTTTTGTGTTTTTATTGTGTTTTTTATTAATCTTTGGTTGCGTGAGTTTTACTAAGAAATGTTAACTTCATTTTGCTTACTGATATTCAACATACTAAGTGGAGCTCTACTGAGACTACAATTTTGAAAGGTTAAAAAGTTGAAGGCCATAGTTTTTTCAGTTTTAGAGGACTATAATTTGTACATATGCATGAAAGAATTAGAATTCAGATAGGGACCTGATATTTTCTTAATGCATCTATATTTGACATGTTCTATTGTAAAGTCTTGGAAAATCATGCCAAACATCATCTTAACTTGAGCATTAAATGTACATATGAAGCTGTTGAGTAATATGGTCTGCATCAGGTAGGTTGGATGCCTTTTTCTATAAGAGCCTGCTGATATTTTATGTTCCCCTTTACAGGAAGTCTTTGCTTCCTGCTTTTGATTCTGCAGAAACACGTTCATTAGCAGAGAGTTTATGCAGGTAAGTTAAACAACATGAAATTTCACATATCGCCAAGGATTTTATAATCTGTTTTTGCTTGCATTTATTGCATACATGTTTTCCCAGTGACCAGGGATTTTATAGTCTTATGCTCTTATCATTTTTAACAGTTTGCATCATGTCCTGTGCAGGGATATAGTTCGTGGTGATCCGGATGTTAAGTGGGAAACCATTAAGGGCTTAGAGAATGCTAAACGTTTACTTAAAGAAGCAGTGGTCATGCCGATTAAGTATCCCAAGTAGGTTTGGTTGATGAACATCTCATGAACCACAAATTTAACTACACCTTTACATGTCTATATCCTTACATATGTTTGTTGCTATTTTTTTTTTTTCTTCAAGTTTAAGAGGATCAGATTGTTGCATTGCTAGTTGATCTACTTACGAAGCATGTTGAGGGTTGAGATTCCTACTTCGTGTATGTTTGACTATTTATAGCAACACAGAAACCAACATTCACGGATACTGTGATTCTAGGTTTGTTAAATGGTTGAAGTTGGTTTGACTAAGCTAGTATGTAATCCCAATATGTCTGCAATCCGCATGATCAGAGTTCTAATTAGAATCTGGTGGACATAGATAAAGTTTCAAAAGTGATTACATAATACGATACAAATATGCATTTTCCCCTCAATTTGAATTTAAATTTATAATTTATTGGAGTGTCAAATTTATGACCCATTGTTCTAACTAGAATCTGGTGGACATAGTCAAAAGTGATTACATAATACCATTCAAATATGGATTTTCCCCTCAATTTGAATTTATATTTATAATTTATTGGTGGAGTGTCAAATTTATTTCCCATTGTTGATCTATTATATCCAAGCGCGTGTGTTATTGTTTCTGGCACATAATTTTTCAGATATTTTTCGATAAAATTTTAGTAATAAGAACATGAGTTACTTTTTTATTTATTTATTTTTTTTTTTTTGTAAATGCTGCAGCATCATGGCTAACCTGATCTTTCCTCTTTCTCTAGGTACTTTACTGGTCTTTTATCACCTTGGAAAGGTATTCTCCTTTTTGGCCCTCCAGGAACAGGAAAGGTGTGCATTAATTCTCTCATGTTGAATGTTTATGCTTTATTTCCAACCTTAAAGCAATGGGATGGACTATGAAGAAATATGTTATTAATACTTTAAACCTCTTCTTTAGGCATGGCATAATAGTTTACTAGTGAGCTAACATTTGTCTCCTGTTTGAGTCACATCTCAATTATTAGCTGTATATGAGCATTTTCATCGTAACATTACATTGTAGATTGCTCTTCCATTTATTCAGATCCTTGTGACTAATTGTTCATAAATAAAAATGATTGTGTGAATTCTGTTCATGCACCTCTTAGTTATGGCATACAAAATGTTATGAACACTAAATGAATTGGCACCTGCTATGGCAGACTATGCTTGCGAAGGCCGTTGCAACAGAGTGCAAGACCACATTTTTCAACATTTCAGCATCATCAGTTGTCAGTAAATGGCGCGGTATGTTAAAACTGAGATATTTTCTGAATGTTTTTGTTGGTTATGGTATTAAAAGTCCAATGTTTTTGACAGCAACTTATATCAGGTCAGATTTACATTAAAATGGAAGGATATTACACAACCTAGGATAGGAAATGACACAGAGAAGTGATCAAGATCAATGGTCACTATGGGGTGGGACGGTGGGTAGGATTGTAAGCCTATATAGTTTAGCTATTTACAAACCAAAGTGACATTGTATGGTCAAAAAACATGGACAGCTAGGGAAATGTTATAGATTTATTTAATGTATACATAACACATTTTGAAGTTCGTTTATCTTAGATGCTTTTCAATCTTGAAGTTCGTTTGACATTCCAGGTGACTCTGAGAAGTTAGTGAAGGTGCTATTTGAGCTCGCCAGGCACCATGCACCCTCAACTATATTTATTGATGAAATTGATGCAATTATTAGTCAACGTGGTGAAGGGCGAAGTGAGCATGAAGCAAGTAGGCGTTTGAAAACGGAGCTTCTGATACAGGTGATGTTTGTTTTTTAAGAGTGCATTAATTTCTGTAGCTACTATCCCATTAACATTGAATCTTCTTATCTACTCGTATCAGTTATCACGATGATAGTTATCATTTAGCAGCACTATTAATTAGAAGACAGTACTGCTGATACTGAGCCACAGTGCTTCCACGTGTCTGTGACTCTGTGGTCCTGCTATCATAACTTCTGCATGATCATGCTGCCGTAACTTGAAGTGTCTAAACTTATACTGCTTCGGTTTTTCAAATGTAGCAGGAGCTTTTTTTCTAAAATGCTTTACCCACTATGGTGTCAATTATATTTGATTTGATCAATTATCAATCTCTGAATCATTGATATTGAAAGTCACAATTTTTTTATTTATTTTTTACATGTGAACTGTACAACTTTGTCAAATATTGATTAAGTTTATCACCTTACAGATGGATGGTTTGACGAAGACAAATGAACTAGTATTTGTTTTGGCCGCAACAAATCTTCCGTGGGAACTTGATGCAGCTATGCTCCGGCGTCTTGAAAAACGAGTATCCTTTTTGATAAGATATATGATGCTCAGTCATACATGCTAGGTTTCTACAAATTATATTGCTAGCTTTAGCATAACTCTTATTGCATACATGAGACTTGTGCTATCTGATAACAGTTTTTGCATGATCAATTATATTTTACATGCATTTATTTTATCAATTGAGTTCTCCATTGACCATGGCAATTTAGATTCTTGTGCCTCTGCCTGAACCTGAAGCACGAAGAGCCATGTTTGAGGAGCTCCTGCCTGTAGAACCTGGTGAGGAGGAGCTTCCTTATGATTTGTTGGTGGATAAGACAGAAGGATATTCAGGTTCTGATATTCGTTTGGTATGCAAGGAGGCTGCCATGCAGCCCCTGAGACGCCTAATGACACTCCTTGAAGACAAAGAGGAAATGATGCCTGAGGAAGGTATGTGGCTGCAATCATACGAGTATCCCTGAAGAGTTTTAATATTATTGCAGTCACCAAAGATGGTTTGTTGCAATATGAGAAAGTGGGGCTCAGAAGCAACTGAAAATATGTTGCCTCCCTTCACCATTCTAGTTCCTTTTATCTTTGAAATGTCTAGCGTAGGGAATGCAACGTAAAGGAACACAAACAAATTCAGTTGTGGGTTATCTGTTTACAATTCATAAACTGGGCTTACCTATAGTGAGGAGATATCTAGGTAATAAGCTTATTCCCAGGTGTTTGTTGTTTTGTCTGCAGAACTCCCTAAGGTTGGACCGATCAAACATGATGACATTGAGACAGCTTTGAAGAACACAAGGCCATCTGCTCACCTCCAGGCTCATCGTTATGAGAAGTTCAATGCTGATTACGGCAGTCAAATACTCCAATGATGGCACATAACCATATTTGTCTTGTTCGGAAAGATATATATTTTTTTCTTCTAGTTTTAGTGTGGGTTGCAAGATTATGTGGCCAATTTGCCACCCAGGTTTATGAGGATTATGATTTACATGGACCTAAATAAAAGGCGACTGTTTTCATATGGGAACAGTTTCAACATTTTTGTATTTAAGAGATATTCAGGTTTGATGTATGAACATGTTAATCATGGAGAGAGGATGTGAAGCGGACGTCCGCACTTTAAGCCGAGTGCGGACGTCCGTTTCACATCCGGCCTGGTTAATCATGATATGGTCAACTATGGCTTAAGCAGCAAAATTTACCCTTCTCTATCCGATTAGGGAATTCTCTTCGTTCCATTGCACCATAACTTTGACCAGAAACATACATCTGAAAATGATTTTGCCAAACTGATCAGTTTGCATTCTTGGTTTCATCAGTTCTAACACAGCCGTGCAAATTGCATTCACGAGCCTATGTATAGAATGCTGATACTTCTTGTGGAGCAGCAGAGATTAGGGTTGTGTATTACAATAGTGTCTGTCAAATATCTGACACTACAGCAACTCTCATCCCGAAAGAAAAGAAGAAGCTCTACATTTGCAAACATTTTCAACGAATTAGCATGGGAAAAGAAGAAATAATATGTACTTCTATTCCCATATAGAATTACAGAAACTTTGAAGCATCTTTCAGAAGCAAGCGCGCTCTGGACACATTCAGTCATTGTTAGTTCTGAGAACTCCCTCACCAGTTATAATCATTTATGAGTTTTCACCAGAACTCGTTTGCTTGGGTCAGACATTTGAGGTGCTGCTGATGACTTCTTTTAGGGGGAAGACTATTAAAGACCGCAGCAAATGGAACAAAATATTCGATGCGCTGATGATGGCCACTAAAAAGTTTCAAACTCACCATAGGATGTACCAGTACCACAGATCATAGTCTTGCTTGTACGATAAAAGTGAAGTGAAAACAGGAAGAACAAGGAAACCACACGACTTTTTGAAAAGTTTAGAAAATCTTTTAACAATAGAATCTTCTTATAACAACATATAAGGATTCAAACACAAGGTTCCCACAAAGACTAGTACATAAGCAGGCGAAAATATCACTAGATGGAAACAAAAAGCCTACTCGTATTCAAACCTAGAGAATTTTGTCCTCATTTAAACCCCTTCAGAGGATCAGCTGTTTTTCCAGATCTCGCATCAGTCCATGCTTTGGCAATTGTTCGCTTCATTTCTTCATCCCCTTCGTTGTACATATTCTGCAAGTTATTCGCACAATAATTTGCTCATCAGTCACAGAGACATGGATCACATATGCAAGTGCATGCATTTATATCGGAATGAAAAGACCTGCATAAATACGCTCATCCTCAAAACCTAGAAATTTATGAACTAACCTTCATCAAGTCCATAATTCCTGCCATTGGATCTTTCTCTTTATCCAGATTTGGCTTTAGCTGCAAGATCAACATATCCTTGTTAGTTCCAATTCTGCCCTTGAAAATATAATAGGAACAGTCCACGCTATGAACTTACCTTGTCCTCCTTGAAATGCAGATCCAGCCAGTTCTCCTTTGAAGCTTTAATCAATGTGATCACGACCCTCGTAGGCTTAACTAGCACCTTACACTTCTCTGGCACAACCTTGTTATGGAGTTTAGGTATAGCACATCTGTAGTTCTTTCCTTGGACATCATGCAATTTGATATCAATGGAAGTAGGCTTAATCTCAGTCTCCATTTTCTCCTGATCAACTCCCTCCAGAAAAATATATATCTGCAAGAGGAATGAACAGAAATCAAACCAGAATCAAAGCTATAAAGACACCCAGAAACATATAAGCCACTTTAAAAAAGAAAAAAAAATTAGTGCCTGGTAGAGAAGCAGCACAAGTTCTCATACAAGGATGAAGCCAAATGTTGTTTGTCTGTGATGTTTGTTCTCAGAATACCATGCTAATAGATAAACTAATTTTAGGCAAGAACATATTGTAATCACATTACCTTGACTTTCTCAGTATCTTGCTCCCAGCTGAATGACCCGAGTGTTACATAATTCAGAGCTGGAGTGGAAGGCACCTTCACGCCCGTAGAAATAGGAGTAGGAGTTGTCAACGTAGGTTTAGGAGCAGCCTCTTTTGACAACTGTACAGTTACCGAACCACATTAGCTTCTATACGCAGACACATATACCCTCTAGCCTCTTTTAACAACAGAACAGAGGTGACTAAAAGTGAACGTGATGAGGGTGGATTTATAAATAGTATACAGTCTTAGTCTCTGAAGAATTTCAACCTTTCCAAAATGCTACGTTACTAAGGTGCTTGAGAGTTGGTTCAAAATATAAAGATTTTAATTGTGGTAAGTTGCACGAGCCAATTATTATACCAACAGCATCACTGATCAAATTGCAATATTTGGTTTATAGGATACTTCAGAATTCAAATGAAGGTTTTCATCTCTGTAATGAATTACTACATATTCTATCCATCCAAGCATGTATATACACACATACTTACACACTTGCTTGACACATAAAACATGATTACAGCCATTCACAATGCTAAACCAACTCTACTAGTGCTCCATTTGAACCATTCCTAATGCAAAGTTCCAAGCTTGAATCCATCTATTAGCATACTTTGTACAAACTTCAAGTAGAAAATTTCA from Fragaria vesca subsp. vesca linkage group LG3, FraVesHawaii_1.0, whole genome shotgun sequence harbors:
- the LOC101311834 gene encoding calcyclin-binding protein-like; its protein translation is MAAEEEVALDLEELRHIQSIAKRPRILNLISSEISSLEKLSKEAAPKPTLTTPTPISTGVKVPSTPALNYVTLGSFSWEQDTEKVKIYIFLEGVDQEKMETEIKPTSIDIKLHDVQGKNYRCAIPKLHNKVVPEKCKVLVKPTRVVITLIKASKENWLDLHFKEDKLKPNLDKEKDPMAGIMDLMKNMYNEGDEEMKRTIAKAWTDARSGKTADPLKGFK
- the LOC101313485 gene encoding katanin p60 ATPase-containing subunit A-like 2-like, which produces MSDEPSITRWTFPDFKLFYDAKFGRKKVPEETPSEQATANGGVSNGGASSATANGNGHVKNQSDLAIYERYRNQEAAQSNGVSSDPTHVIPKSLLPAFDSAETRSLAESLCRDIVRGDPDVKWETIKGLENAKRLLKEAVVMPIKYPKYFTGLLSPWKGILLFGPPGTGKTMLAKAVATECKTTFFNISASSVVSKWRGDSEKLVKVLFELARHHAPSTIFIDEIDAIISQRGEGRSEHEASRRLKTELLIQMDGLTKTNELVFVLAATNLPWELDAAMLRRLEKRILVPLPEPEARRAMFEELLPVEPGEEELPYDLLVDKTEGYSGSDIRLVCKEAAMQPLRRLMTLLEDKEEMMPEEELPKVGPIKHDDIETALKNTRPSAHLQAHRYEKFNADYGSQILQ